A single uncultured Methanobrevibacter sp. DNA region contains:
- a CDS encoding F420-dependent methylenetetrahydromethanopterin dehydrogenase — MVVKIGIIKSGNIGTSPVLDLLLDERADRPNIDVRVFGSGAKMNPEQVEDVVPKVDQFDPDFCIFISPNPGAPGPAKAREILSKKDIPAIIIGDAPGKSKKEEMEEQGLGYIIVMSDPMIGAKREWLDPTEMAIFNADILKVLAETGALRLVQNTIDEVIDGAAAGNIELPKLIITAEKAVEAADFKNPYAKAKAIAAYEMAGAVANLDMKGCFMTKGYENFIPLVAAAHEMAASAASLAQEAREIEKGNDTVLRTPHMKEGNTGCKTDLISKPN, encoded by the coding sequence ATGGTTGTAAAAATAGGAATTATAAAAAGTGGAAATATTGGAACTTCTCCAGTATTAGACCTTCTTTTAGATGAAAGAGCTGACAGGCCAAATATTGATGTAAGAGTATTTGGGTCTGGAGCAAAAATGAATCCAGAACAAGTTGAAGATGTTGTGCCAAAAGTTGACCAATTTGACCCAGATTTCTGCATTTTCATTAGTCCAAACCCTGGAGCACCAGGGCCAGCAAAAGCAAGAGAAATATTATCTAAAAAAGATATTCCTGCAATTATTATTGGAGATGCACCAGGTAAAAGTAAAAAAGAAGAAATGGAAGAACAAGGTTTAGGATATATTATTGTAATGTCTGATCCTATGATTGGTGCAAAAAGAGAATGGTTAGATCCAACTGAAATGGCTATTTTCAATGCAGACATACTTAAAGTACTTGCAGAAACCGGAGCTTTAAGATTAGTTCAAAATACAATCGATGAAGTAATAGATGGAGCTGCTGCAGGAAATATTGAATTACCAAAACTCATTATTACTGCTGAAAAAGCTGTTGAAGCAGCTGACTTTAAAAATCCATATGCAAAAGCAAAAGCTATTGCAGCATATGAAATGGCAGGGGCTGTAGCAAACTTAGACATGAAAGGCTGTTTCATGACTAAAGGATATGAAAACTTTATACCATTAGTAGCTGCAGCACATGAAATGGCTGCATCTGCAGCAAGTTTAGCTCAAGAAGCTAGAGAAATAGAAAAAGGAAACGATACTGTTTTAAGAACTCCACACATGAAAGAAGGAAATACAGGTTGTAAAACTGATTTAATCAGTAAACCAAACTAA
- the uppP gene encoding undecaprenyl-diphosphatase UppP: MDIIQAIIIGIVQGLTEFLPVSSSAHLIFAQNVLGVESSLAFDVFLHLGSLIAVLWFFRADIIRMIQAWLLSIGDIAQHRFKEGFYSDPYKRLAWYVIIATIPVGLVGVLFESQVEALFAGALYVPAFFLFVTGTILYLSQRMNSGRVDLSNITVKEALFMGLGQACAILPGLSRSGTTIAAGLVIGLDKEFAAKFSFILSIPAILGAFVVQLKDIGTIADFNVLAVLLGFLAALISGYLAIKWLIDLIQKRSLDIFAYYCWIVGIIVFMGSITHLF; encoded by the coding sequence ATGGATATAATTCAGGCAATTATTATTGGTATTGTCCAGGGATTAACTGAATTTTTACCAGTAAGTAGTTCAGCTCATTTAATTTTTGCTCAAAATGTATTGGGAGTAGAATCCTCTCTTGCTTTTGATGTTTTTCTTCATTTAGGAAGTTTAATAGCTGTATTATGGTTCTTCCGTGCAGATATTATTAGAATGATACAAGCATGGTTATTAAGTATTGGGGATATTGCACAGCATAGATTTAAAGAAGGATTCTATTCTGATCCTTATAAAAGATTGGCATGGTATGTAATTATAGCTACTATTCCAGTAGGTTTGGTAGGTGTATTATTTGAAAGTCAGGTTGAGGCATTGTTTGCAGGTGCACTATATGTTCCAGCATTTTTCTTATTTGTAACAGGTACTATTCTTTACTTATCTCAAAGAATGAATTCTGGAAGAGTAGATTTGTCAAATATTACAGTTAAAGAAGCATTGTTCATGGGATTAGGTCAGGCATGTGCTATATTGCCTGGACTTTCACGTTCTGGTACTACAATAGCTGCAGGTCTTGTTATTGGATTAGATAAAGAATTTGCTGCTAAATTCAGTTTTATATTATCAATTCCTGCTATTTTAGGAGCATTTGTAGTTCAACTTAAAGATATTGGAACAATTGCTGATTTCAATGTTTTAGCTGTACTTTTAGGATTTTTAGCAGCTTTAATATCAGGTTATTTAGCTATTAAATGGTTAATTGATTTGATTCAAAAAAGAAGTTTGGATATATTTGCATATTATTGTTGGATTGTAGGAATAATAGTATTTATGGGTTCAATAACCCATTTATTTTAA
- a CDS encoding branched-chain amino acid transaminase, which yields MAWDDSASKIWMDGNMVDWKDAKIHALSHVVHYGTSVFEGIRAYNNEKGTCIFRLNEHVKRLFNSAKVYKIDIPYTQEEIANAIKETVKVNDLASCYIRPVIFRGYGQLGVNPLTCPVNSVIAAWEWGSYLGEEGMANGVNIGVSSWRKPAPDTFPTLAKCGANYMNSQLAKLEAIEHGYDEAIMLDYAGHVSEGSGENIFLVEDDVLYTPSMDSSNLKGITRQSIMTLAQDLGYEVVEEAISRERLYFADEVFFTGTAAEVTPIRSIDHKIIGSGKRGPISEKLQKTFFDIVEGRKEDKFGWLDYI from the coding sequence ATGGCATGGGATGATTCTGCTAGTAAAATATGGATGGATGGAAACATGGTTGATTGGAAAGATGCAAAAATTCATGCACTTTCACATGTAGTCCATTATGGTACAAGTGTTTTTGAAGGTATTAGGGCATATAATAATGAAAAGGGTACTTGTATTTTCCGTTTAAATGAACATGTAAAACGTTTATTCAACTCAGCAAAAGTTTATAAAATTGATATTCCTTATACTCAAGAAGAAATTGCAAATGCAATTAAAGAAACTGTTAAAGTTAATGATTTGGCTTCTTGTTATATACGTCCAGTTATATTTAGAGGATATGGTCAGTTAGGAGTAAATCCTTTAACTTGCCCAGTTAATAGTGTAATTGCTGCTTGGGAATGGGGATCTTATCTTGGTGAAGAAGGTATGGCTAATGGTGTAAATATTGGTGTTTCATCTTGGAGAAAACCAGCTCCAGATACTTTCCCTACATTAGCTAAATGTGGTGCTAACTATATGAACTCTCAATTAGCTAAATTAGAAGCTATTGAACATGGTTATGATGAAGCTATCATGCTTGATTATGCAGGACATGTTTCTGAAGGTAGTGGGGAAAATATATTCCTAGTTGAAGATGATGTATTATACACTCCTTCAATGGACTCTTCTAACCTTAAAGGAATTACTAGACAATCTATTATGACTCTAGCTCAAGATTTAGGTTATGAAGTTGTTGAAGAAGCAATTTCAAGAGAAAGATTATATTTTGCTGATGAAGTATTTTTCACAGGAACAGCAGCTGAAGTTACTCCAATCCGTTCAATTGATCATAAAATCATTGGTTCAGGTAAAAGAGGACCAATTTCAGAAAAATTACAGAAAACTTTCTTTGACATTGTTGAAGGTAGAAAAGAAGATAAATTTGGTTGGTTGGATTATATTTAA
- a CDS encoding 30S ribosomal protein S15 yields MARPEWVTYSDEEIEEMILKFNKEGKSTSEIGIILRDQYGIPSVKEVTGERITQILKRNDQAGKYPEDLMNLIKRAVNIRDHLAENPKDLHSKRGLTIIESRIRRLASYYVNEGVLPEGWRYNPKEAALLVK; encoded by the coding sequence ATGGCAAGACCAGAATGGGTAACTTACAGTGATGAAGAAATTGAAGAAATGATTTTAAAATTTAACAAAGAAGGAAAAAGTACCAGTGAAATTGGTATTATTTTAAGAGACCAATATGGTATTCCTAGTGTTAAAGAAGTAACTGGTGAAAGGATTACTCAAATTTTAAAAAGAAATGATCAAGCTGGAAAATATCCTGAAGATTTAATGAATTTAATTAAAAGAGCAGTAAATATAAGGGATCACTTAGCTGAAAATCCTAAAGATTTACACTCTAAAAGAGGTTTAACTATCATCGAATCTAGAATCAGGAGATTAGCTTCATACTATGTAAATGAAGGTGTATTACCTGAAGGATGGAGATACAATCCAAAAGAAGCAGCACTCCTTGTTAAATAG
- a CDS encoding bifunctional N(6)-L-threonylcarbamoyladenine synthase/serine/threonine protein kinase — protein MIILICLGIEGTAEKTGVGIVDSDGNILAMAGEQLFPEKGGIHPRIAAEHHGFWIPKLIPKAIDEAGISYDDLDLISFSQGPGLGPALRIVATSARTLALSLNKPIIGVNHCIGHVEVGKLDTGAVNPVTLYVSGGNSQVISHESGRYRIFGETLDIAAGNCLDHFGRETGLGHPGGPVIEKLAKKGSYVELPYVVKGMDFSFSGLLSAALREVKKGTSIEDVCFSLQETAFSMLVEVTERALSHTQKDEVMLCGGVSANSRLRSMLKTMADEHGAKFYMPEMKLCGDNGVMIAWLGLLMYNQFGSLDINDTGIIQRFRTDEVDAPWVKNENNHLKLSDNLVAKGAESDIIKSSYLGENAILKSRIPKAYRIPEIDNKIRKSRTKLEAKLLSDVKKAGVSTPILYDVDLENKSILMEAIEGKMLKEVIDDNLAYKIGEEIAKIHSLDIIHGDITTSNIMLRNGKLVFLDFGLGRHSDLFEDKAVDLLVLKKSLQSIDSTTANKYFDNILDAYANSYGKNKDKIIKKIKEIESRGRYTH, from the coding sequence TTGATTATTTTGATATGTTTAGGAATTGAAGGAACTGCTGAAAAAACAGGTGTTGGGATTGTTGATAGTGATGGGAATATATTAGCTATGGCTGGAGAACAGTTATTCCCTGAAAAAGGAGGTATTCATCCAAGAATAGCTGCAGAACATCATGGATTTTGGATTCCAAAATTAATTCCAAAAGCTATTGATGAGGCAGGAATTTCTTATGATGATTTAGATTTAATATCATTTTCACAAGGTCCTGGTCTTGGTCCAGCTTTAAGAATAGTAGCTACTTCTGCAAGAACACTTGCATTATCATTAAATAAACCGATTATTGGTGTTAATCATTGTATTGGTCATGTTGAGGTAGGTAAATTAGATACTGGTGCTGTTAATCCAGTTACTCTTTACGTAAGTGGTGGAAATAGTCAGGTAATTTCTCATGAAAGTGGAAGATATAGAATTTTCGGTGAAACATTAGATATTGCTGCAGGAAATTGTCTGGACCATTTTGGTCGTGAAACTGGTTTGGGACATCCTGGAGGTCCAGTAATTGAAAAATTAGCTAAAAAAGGTTCTTATGTGGAGTTACCATATGTTGTTAAAGGCATGGACTTTTCATTTTCAGGATTGTTATCTGCAGCTTTAAGAGAAGTTAAAAAAGGTACTTCTATTGAAGATGTTTGTTTTTCACTTCAGGAAACTGCATTTTCAATGCTTGTTGAAGTAACAGAACGTGCACTATCTCATACTCAAAAAGATGAAGTCATGTTATGTGGTGGGGTTTCTGCAAATTCAAGACTTCGTAGTATGCTTAAAACTATGGCTGATGAACATGGAGCTAAATTTTACATGCCTGAAATGAAATTATGTGGGGATAATGGAGTAATGATTGCATGGTTAGGTTTACTTATGTATAATCAGTTTGGTTCATTGGATATTAATGATACTGGAATTATTCAGCGTTTTAGAACTGATGAAGTTGATGCGCCATGGGTTAAAAATGAAAATAATCATTTGAAATTATCTGATAATTTAGTAGCTAAAGGAGCTGAATCAGATATTATTAAAAGTTCTTATTTAGGTGAAAATGCTATTTTAAAAAGTAGAATTCCTAAAGCTTATAGAATTCCTGAAATTGATAATAAAATAAGAAAATCAAGGACTAAACTTGAAGCTAAACTATTATCTGATGTTAAAAAAGCAGGTGTAAGTACTCCAATTTTATATGATGTAGATTTAGAAAATAAATCTATTTTAATGGAAGCTATTGAAGGAAAAATGCTTAAAGAAGTTATTGATGATAATTTAGCTTATAAAATCGGTGAAGAAATAGCTAAAATACATAGTTTGGATATTATTCATGGGGATATAACTACTTCTAATATCATGCTTAGAAATGGAAAGCTAGTATTTTTGGACTTTGGACTTGGAAGACATTCTGATTTGTTTGAAGATAAAGCAGTTGATTTACTTGTATTAAAAAAATCATTGCAAAGTATTGATAGTACTACTGCTAATAAATATTTTGATAATATTTTAGATGCTTATGCTAATAGCTATGGTAAAAATAAAGATAAAATAATTAAAAAAATAAAAGAAATAGAATCTAGAGGAAGATATACTCATTAA
- a CDS encoding DHH family phosphoesterase — protein MLNRAGEASDVLKKHIENDNVIRIISHNDADGISAAAVLANALKEEKVQFHTTIVPRLKEDLINQLRHEKHDLVIFSDMGSSFVGELNSFKCDVIIADHHQVSDIEAESNVVHINPHLFDIDGSRDLSGAGSSYLAVRGLNKKHLAYFALIGAFGDMQGQDGFTGVNKLIVDDAKESGNLEIHDGLKIVSKSSEPLFKSLAYTFSPPLPGVTGDLEGATEFLQKMNLSYGIKFTDLGEEEKDILKDELIKINPDIFGDCYTVPKEVPLLRDLEEYSYILDACGKNKKFGLGLSIALGEREKALKTATDLQRRYRDQLVKGLEWIKKEGSVNLSHIQYLYSEDKVLKSVMGTIASIGLSIELLDDSKPVLGLSRLHNDIKISGRTTRQQVEKGVNLGKALQDSSNNFGGQGGGHDIAAGAMIPYESKDNFLNLVNDMVEYQINND, from the coding sequence TTGTTAAATAGGGCTGGTGAAGCTAGTGATGTGCTTAAAAAGCACATTGAAAACGATAACGTTATAAGAATTATTTCTCATAACGATGCTGATGGAATTTCAGCAGCAGCTGTATTAGCTAATGCTTTAAAAGAAGAAAAAGTTCAATTTCATACTACAATCGTTCCTCGTCTTAAGGAAGATTTAATAAACCAATTGAGACATGAAAAACATGATTTGGTTATTTTTTCAGATATGGGCAGTTCTTTTGTAGGCGAACTTAATTCTTTTAAATGTGATGTTATTATAGCTGATCATCATCAAGTTAGTGATATTGAAGCAGAAAGCAATGTAGTTCACATAAATCCTCATTTATTTGATATTGATGGTAGTAGGGATTTAAGTGGGGCAGGTTCTAGCTATTTAGCAGTTAGGGGCCTTAATAAAAAACATTTAGCTTATTTTGCTTTAATTGGTGCTTTTGGTGATATGCAAGGTCAAGATGGATTTACTGGAGTCAATAAACTCATTGTCGATGATGCTAAAGAAAGTGGTAACTTAGAAATTCATGATGGTTTAAAAATAGTTTCTAAATCATCTGAACCACTTTTTAAATCTTTAGCTTATACTTTTTCCCCACCTCTTCCAGGAGTAACTGGGGATTTAGAAGGGGCAACTGAGTTTTTACAAAAAATGAATTTGTCTTATGGTATTAAATTCACTGATTTAGGTGAAGAAGAAAAAGATATTCTTAAAGATGAACTTATTAAAATTAATCCGGATATTTTTGGTGACTGTTATACAGTTCCAAAAGAAGTGCCTTTGCTTCGTGATTTGGAAGAATATTCTTATATTCTCGATGCATGTGGTAAAAATAAAAAATTTGGATTAGGTTTAAGCATAGCTCTTGGGGAACGTGAAAAGGCTTTAAAAACAGCTACTGATTTACAACGTAGATACAGGGATCAATTAGTTAAAGGCTTAGAATGGATTAAAAAGGAAGGTTCAGTTAATCTTTCTCATATTCAATATTTATATAGTGAAGATAAAGTATTGAAATCTGTCATGGGTACAATAGCTAGTATAGGTTTATCTATTGAATTATTGGATGATTCAAAACCAGTTTTAGGTTTGTCAAGACTTCATAATGATATTAAAATCTCTGGAAGAACAACTAGACAACAAGTTGAAAAAGGAGTTAATTTAGGAAAAGCTTTACAGGATAGTTCTAATAATTTCGGTGGCCAAGGTGGAGGTCATGATATTGCTGCAGGAGCTATGATTCCTTATGAAAGCAAAGATAACTTTTTAAACTTAGTTAATGATATGGTTGAATATCAAATAAATAATGATTAA
- a CDS encoding XTP/dITP diphosphatase, whose amino-acid sequence MITFITGNKHKVIEAENIFKDYDIKLEHIDLGYCEPQGTLEEVAISGAKYASRKLNKPVIVEDAGLFIKALNGFPGTYSSYVQETLGNQGILKLLDGVDDRYAEFRSVIGYCAPNSEPKIFLGKVIGEIAVEEKGDLGFAFDPIFYVPNKDKTFGELTTEEKNQFSHRKNSLEKFIKWYSIQ is encoded by the coding sequence ATGATAACATTTATTACTGGTAACAAACATAAAGTTATAGAAGCAGAGAATATATTTAAAGATTATGACATTAAATTAGAGCATATTGATTTAGGTTACTGTGAACCTCAAGGAACTCTTGAAGAAGTAGCTATATCAGGTGCAAAATATGCTAGTCGTAAACTTAATAAACCTGTGATTGTTGAAGACGCTGGTTTATTCATAAAAGCTTTAAATGGTTTTCCTGGAACATATTCTTCATATGTTCAAGAAACTTTAGGAAATCAAGGAATATTAAAACTTTTAGATGGTGTCGATGACCGTTATGCCGAATTCAGGTCAGTTATTGGGTACTGCGCCCCCAATTCTGAGCCCAAGATCTTTTTAGGTAAGGTCATAGGTGAAATCGCAGTTGAAGAAAAAGGAGATTTAGGTTTTGCTTTTGATCCTATTTTCTATGTTCCAAATAAAGATAAAACTTTTGGAGAATTAACAACTGAAGAAAAAAACCAGTTTTCACATAGAAAAAATTCTTTAGAAAAATTTATTAAATGGTATTCTATTCAATAA
- a CDS encoding ATP-binding protein, giving the protein MVERELYMSKIRRLIDLDIIKVITGVRRCGKSYMLNLIIDELQKRGVNKQDIFLINFDSIKYQNIKNSNELNDLILELVKEVKGKIYLFFDEIQNVKNWEKSITAYKIDFDCDIYITGSNSNLLSGELVTHLTGRYMEIKMYPFSFKEFLDYKQSDDIKLFDEYLKYGGLPFIFSLSPEDKLQYLNDLYYSIIYKDLISRYEIRDVNLLERLVLYIINNIGNTFSAKSISDYLKHENIKVSNKTIYNYLVYLENACLISKVKREDLQGKKILKFQEKYYVVDHGFNQALLGKNNMNEGRVLENIVYNEFLRRGYEVTVGKINGYEIDFVCKKPDKTIYVQVSYILGNDNTIEREFRPLLKINDNYSKYVISLDQLDFSRQGIVHLNLLDFLTDYELIL; this is encoded by the coding sequence ATGGTTGAAAGAGAGTTATACATGTCTAAAATTCGTAGATTAATTGATTTAGATATTATAAAAGTTATAACTGGGGTTAGAAGGTGTGGTAAATCTTATATGCTAAATTTAATCATTGATGAACTTCAAAAAAGAGGAGTTAATAAACAGGATATTTTTTTAATTAATTTTGATTCAATTAAATATCAAAATATTAAAAATTCTAATGAGTTAAATGATTTAATTTTAGAGTTAGTTAAAGAGGTTAAAGGTAAGATTTATCTTTTTTTTGATGAAATACAAAATGTTAAAAACTGGGAGAAATCTATTACTGCATATAAGATAGATTTTGATTGTGATATTTATATAACTGGATCTAATTCTAATTTACTTTCTGGAGAATTGGTTACTCATTTAACTGGAAGATATATGGAAATTAAAATGTATCCGTTTTCATTTAAAGAATTTTTAGATTATAAACAAAGTGATGATATTAAATTATTTGATGAATACTTAAAATATGGGGGATTACCTTTTATTTTTTCATTAAGTCCTGAAGATAAATTACAATATTTAAATGATTTGTATTACTCAATTATTTATAAAGATTTAATTTCACGTTATGAAATTAGAGATGTTAATCTGTTAGAACGATTGGTTTTATATATAATAAATAATATTGGCAATACTTTTTCTGCAAAATCGATATCAGATTATTTAAAACATGAAAATATTAAAGTTTCAAATAAAACTATTTATAATTATCTTGTTTATCTAGAAAATGCTTGTTTAATTTCTAAAGTTAAAAGAGAAGATTTACAAGGTAAAAAAATTTTAAAATTTCAAGAAAAATATTATGTTGTTGATCATGGATTTAACCAGGCATTACTTGGTAAAAATAATATGAATGAAGGCAGAGTACTGGAAAATATTGTTTATAATGAATTTTTAAGAAGAGGGTATGAAGTTACTGTAGGGAAAATTAATGGTTATGAAATTGATTTTGTTTGTAAAAAACCAGATAAAACAATTTATGTTCAAGTTTCTTATATATTAGGGAATGATAATACTATTGAAAGGGAATTTAGACCATTATTGAAAATTAATGATAATTATTCTAAATATGTAATTAGTTTAGACCAATTGGACTTTTCTAGGCAGGGGATTGTTCATTTAAATCTTTTAGATTTTTTAACTGATTATGAGTTAATTTTATAA
- the cobT gene encoding nicotinate mononucleotide-dependent phosphoribosyltransferase CobT, translating into MIDGITTYGSDELINQIKYMDPVFICMIGTTETSKIPGISGAGASPELTEYTPAADAEILVRGSVQCMEEIPQTVVGETAAPTPSMLTKASIQLADIPFVIVNAGSKITPHLECNKLGNEYGRDIRTGKGVLNPLEIYENGKELGAKLSMMHDYLVIGESIAAGTTTALGVLRALGYDANEKVSGSMPTNPHDLKTKVVDEGLKNAGLNPETDDIDAMQAIGAVGDPTLAGMAGLLISSDIPIILGGGTQMAAVCAIVKSINPNFDFSRINLATTIFVAKDETADLFDLVNQIDENITINIVDPDFENADYPGLKNYLDGFVKEGAGAGGAMFTALIRGNSVETLRKKIEEVCRE; encoded by the coding sequence ATGATTGATGGAATTACAACTTACGGCTCTGATGAGCTAATAAACCAGATAAAATACATGGACCCAGTATTTATATGTATGATTGGTACAACTGAAACTTCCAAAATACCTGGGATATCTGGAGCTGGAGCTAGTCCAGAATTAACTGAATATACTCCAGCAGCAGATGCTGAAATACTTGTTCGTGGAAGTGTTCAATGTATGGAAGAAATTCCTCAAACTGTAGTTGGTGAAACTGCTGCTCCAACACCATCTATGTTAACAAAAGCATCAATACAACTTGCAGACATACCTTTTGTTATAGTAAATGCAGGTTCTAAAATTACTCCACACTTAGAATGTAATAAACTTGGAAATGAATACGGACGAGACATTAGAACTGGAAAAGGAGTTTTAAATCCTTTAGAAATCTATGAAAATGGAAAAGAACTTGGAGCTAAACTCTCCATGATGCATGATTACTTGGTGATTGGAGAAAGTATAGCTGCAGGAACAACAACCGCTCTTGGTGTATTAAGAGCTCTTGGATATGATGCTAATGAGAAAGTTAGTGGAAGTATGCCAACAAATCCACATGATTTAAAAACAAAAGTAGTGGATGAAGGATTAAAAAATGCTGGACTTAATCCTGAAACTGATGATATTGATGCAATGCAAGCTATTGGTGCTGTTGGAGACCCAACCCTTGCAGGAATGGCCGGATTATTAATAAGTAGTGATATTCCAATAATTTTAGGTGGTGGAACACAGATGGCTGCAGTTTGTGCAATTGTAAAATCAATAAATCCTAATTTTGATTTTTCAAGAATAAATTTAGCAACTACAATATTTGTAGCTAAAGATGAAACTGCTGATTTATTTGACTTAGTAAACCAAATAGATGAAAATATAACTATCAATATTGTTGATCCTGATTTTGAAAATGCAGATTATCCTGGATTAAAAAATTATCTTGACGGATTTGTTAAAGAAGGTGCTGGAGCTGGTGGTGCTATGTTTACAGCATTAATTAGAGGAAATTCTGTTGAAACTTTAAGAAAAAAAATAGAAGAAGTTTGTAGAGAATAG
- a CDS encoding M48 family metallopeptidase: MSKDDRSGLNPFTGKSHYDTVNDDKFLKECYDEYYKEMNKYQILDHTSQGQLILKVASNLINAVENYLSKIGRSDYTADYYDWEVHLVQENSVNAFCIPGGKIAVYSGILEIADTEETIAFILGHEMAHALLDHSRTESSVRKTKNTITTLSRIGSIGLMLLGEEELGLATNVVTNIADIGSELFLIKPFGRSQEIEADKLGMMIIHWAGYDIHGIPSFWEAMSAESSNNFDFLSTHPSDDKRIAAMNEMLFEIENQRDFYSQPVLSDASGQSSGILEKIPTFGTPTATASGMTASKPTYSSNTCSNCGTIVRPDDIFCINCGNKLKLGLKCDKCGNPVKEDDAFCTNCGHKLTKELKCSNCGTSINEEDSFCFNCGNKI; the protein is encoded by the coding sequence ATGAGCAAAGACGATCGAAGTGGTCTTAATCCATTTACAGGAAAATCACATTATGACACAGTTAATGATGATAAATTCTTAAAGGAATGTTATGATGAATATTATAAAGAAATGAACAAATACCAAATATTAGACCACACCTCCCAAGGACAATTAATATTAAAAGTTGCTTCAAACTTAATTAATGCTGTTGAAAATTACTTATCCAAAATAGGAAGATCAGACTACACCGCTGATTATTATGACTGGGAAGTTCATTTAGTTCAAGAAAATTCTGTAAATGCATTTTGTATTCCCGGAGGTAAAATTGCTGTGTATTCAGGTATTTTGGAAATTGCAGATACTGAAGAAACAATAGCATTTATTTTAGGTCATGAAATGGCTCATGCACTTTTAGACCACTCAAGAACAGAATCCAGTGTTCGAAAAACTAAAAATACCATAACAACACTTTCTAGAATCGGAAGTATTGGACTTATGTTATTAGGTGAAGAAGAACTAGGATTAGCTACTAATGTAGTTACAAATATAGCAGATATTGGATCAGAACTTTTCTTAATAAAACCTTTCGGAAGATCTCAAGAAATTGAAGCAGACAAACTTGGAATGATGATAATTCATTGGGCAGGTTATGATATACATGGAATTCCTTCATTTTGGGAGGCTATGAGTGCAGAAAGCTCAAATAATTTTGATTTCTTATCTACTCACCCATCAGATGATAAAAGAATAGCTGCAATGAATGAAATGTTATTCGAAATAGAAAATCAAAGAGATTTTTATAGCCAACCTGTTTTATCTGATGCATCAGGACAAAGTTCAGGAATACTTGAGAAAATACCTACATTTGGTACACCCACTGCAACAGCAAGTGGAATGACTGCATCTAAACCTACTTATTCATCAAATACCTGCAGTAATTGCGGAACTATTGTAAGACCAGATGATATTTTCTGTATTAACTGTGGAAATAAATTAAAACTTGGATTAAAATGTGATAAGTGTGGAAACCCAGTGAAAGAAGATGATGCATTTTGCACTAATTGTGGACACAAATTAACAAAAGAATTAAAATGTAGCAATTGTGGAACTTCCATAAACGAAGAAGATTCATTTTGTTTCAATTGTGGAAATAAAATATAA